Within Microcebus murinus isolate Inina chromosome 8, M.murinus_Inina_mat1.0, whole genome shotgun sequence, the genomic segment TGTAATATCCCgacacagaggcacacacaccGCCTCCCAGGAACCCAGCTCTCCCGGGCAAGCTGCAAGCCCGGTGGTGAAGGGGTTCGGTAAGTCTGGGCGCAGTCCCACCCGCCTGCCCTGAAGGCTGCAACTTACCCGGGACAGCCCAGGTCACCGCTCAGAGGGAGAGGCGGAGTCCGCCAAACGCACCGCCACTCTGATTCGCGGTCCCGAGCAGCGGCTGTTCCCGGGGCGCTAAATGCTCCCCCGGAGACCCCGCTTGTTGCGTGGCTCTAAATGCCCCCGGAGGCCCCGCGGCGCAGCCGGGCCGCGTCCTCCCGCTGCTCTGGCGGGGGTCTGGCGGGGGCGCGGCCTCGCCCCCTGGGATCCCGCGGGAACCCAGAGCCGGCCCGCCCCCGTCCCCTCCCGCCCCGCGTCCGGGCTGCGCGCGCCGCCGACTCACCGAGCGACGCCTGCACCGCCTCGGCCGCGGAGAAGGCGAGCAACGAGCCCTCCTTGGCCAGGAAGCCTTTGCCGTCCTCAGCGTCGGCTTGCAGCGCCTCCGCCTTGTCGAAGTTGCCGCCGCCGGGCAGCGGCTGCGGCGCGAACTTGCGGGCGGCGGCCGCCTCCTGGTGCTGGGGCGACGCGGAGAAGCCGCCGGGCAGCGTAGCCATGAGCGTAGAGGTGAGCGCCATGCCCTGCGCCAGGCTGGAGCAGAAGCCGGTGGGCAGGCTGGGGATCTGGTGGTGCGGGTGTGCGGGCGGCAGCGCGGGCTGCAGCGCGGCCTGAGGcagcgcgggcggcggcggcggcggcggcggcagcaccACCGGCCGGTAGGGCATGAACATGGGGTAGCCGGTGTAGACGAAATGGCCGGGGCTCGGCTGCGGCGGGCTGCCGATCAGCGAGTCTATGCTGAAGGCGGTGCTACTCCCCAGCGGGCGCTGCATCATCATCAGCGACGGCGGGAACGCTGCGCTCATAGACGCGCTCGGGAGAGGCCAGCGAGAGGCGAAAAgtccccgcgccgccgccgggAAGCCCGCCGGACGCCGGGAGCACCTCCAGGAGCGTCGGGCAGGCGCCGCGCCGGACCTGGAGAGCACGCGCCGCCGCCCCTCAGTCCTGGGCTCGCTGCATGCCTGGCGGGCGCAGCGCGGGGAGAGGCTGTGCGCCCCGGAGTGGAGAGGGCGCCGGGCCCCGCGGGCTCGCTGGAGCCGCCGCCCGCCGCCTGCCCGCCGGAGCCCGCGCGCGTTGCGTCTGCGGCCCTCGGCCCCGGCTAGCAGCGGTCCGTGCGCCCGTCTGCCGGTCCCGCCGTCCGCTGCCCACCGCAGGCCGCTGGGGAGCGCGCGGACCCAGCACACTTGTCTCCGGCGGGCGCCGCCAGCACCTTTAAATCGCGCTCCTCTTTCTCATTCACATTTTGCCTGCTGCCCAGCCGGGCTCGCCTCACGTGGGGCTGGGCGCCGCTGCCCATTGGCTgcgccgggcgggggcggggcgaaAGCGGAGCCCCGCCCCTCCACCCGCGCCGGCCGCTAGCGGGCTGCGGGCGCCACCGCCGGAGCGCGCGGGCCggggagccggagccggagcgcCGGGCCCGCGCCGCGCAAAGTTGAGAAGGCGCTTGCCACCTCCGAGGCTCGGACGCCGGGCCCTGGCAGCTTTGCGGAGGCTGCCTCGAAGGGCGGCTTCCCGGGCTTGCACCCCCGCGGCTGGGCCCGAGGCGTTTATTCTTCCACAGTATTTGCCATGGAACAGACCTGCCGGGCTCTGGCTTGCGCTGGGTGCTCCAGCTCCGCCGAGGGTCCGGGCGGGTTCCCGGAGTTGGGGGCAGAGTCCTGCTCCCCCAGACCCGCCCCCAGGGCGACGGCTGGGAGCTGGCTGCCCCTGCCCGCTGCGGGGAGCCCGCCAGGTTGCTCCGTGCGCCCCTAGGTTCCTGGTGGGGCGGGGAGGCTGCTGGTTCCCCCATCCCGAGCTGGGCTCGCGCGTGAGCGATCCCGTCTCTCATTTTTCATGACATTCTTAATCATCACACCTATTTACACACTTTGCCAGCGCGCACCAAAATAACAACCACGATAATTATGATAATAAAGAGAGTCCTTTATCTGCTTCATCCTCGGGGAGGAAAGGGGGAGTTGCTGTGCCTCCAGATTGTATAACGTGAGGTTATCCTGATGAAAGCTTTATGGTGTTTGCTCAAATAAAAGCTGCGTTTTGTAAATAGGCGCTAATTAAGCACGTTGGGAACGGAGGGAGTGCTCACCCAGGCGCCGCCGCCCGGTTTCCAGCGCGAGGACCCGAGGGCTCGCCGTTCCCCTTTGCTGACTGCAGGATGGAGCCGAATCCCTCAAGATGTTCCCCTGTTCTCGACAATGGTAAAGGCCCCAAAATTTGAGAGTAAGGGGACAGGGGCGGAGGGGGGAGGTGGAACTACGGACCCGGGACCCGTCCCGcatgttaaaacaaaaactttcagcTCTTGTGTACCCTTTAAAAATGGAATCGTGTCTTGGCAAGGACAGACCGTCCAAAGCGCACCGGCGCCCGCGGGGCTTCCACGCGCCTCCAGGGCCTGGGTTTCCACGTCCCGGGTCTAGATGTCGGCCCTGAGCAGCCGACAGCACCGGGCCGGGAGGAGAGAGGGCATTGTTGCCTCGGTCATTAAAAATCAGCTCACGCCGAGGAGCTAGTGGTTGGGGAGTTGGCCCGTGTTGGACGTGTGTTATGTATCACTTACAAGCACATTTAATTGGGAGATAAAGATAAATCGATCTTTATGAATTTATCGACCCGATTCTTTAAAGCTCTTCTTTCTcgttcttcctctttctctcagcCTCGCCAAGGTCCCCCAGGGACGTCTTAATCCCAGACCACCTCCTCAGCCTGGTGTCTGGCCGGGACCCACCGCCCCCGCAGCGGGCCCTAGAGGCAAGAGGGGAGGGTGCGTCCTCGGCGCCCGGGACGCTGAGAAAACTCTCCGGGCCTCCGCCCGCcgctctcccctcctcctcccctcctcctcctcgcctcctccctgctctccagcACCGCCCGGACAAAGCGGGCTCGAGCGCGTTCCCCCACTCCAGGCCGCAGTAATAGATAGCTCGGCAGCAGGCGGTTTGAAAGGAATTCATTAGGAcgctgcctgccctgcctccgCGCACTTCACGCCCAGACCCCGAGGTGGCTCCGGCGGTGCGAGGGAAGTGAATTCCCGTTGGAATCCACGGGGGAGGAGGTGTCTGTGGGGTCTCCAGGcttttcccctccttcctctactcccacaaaagaagaaaaagaaaaggaaaataaaaagatcgAAGACCAGGGCAAAAGGCTGATTTCTTTATGGGCATAATAAATACTCCCTCCCATTATGAGATAGTTACAGTAACACAGTCTGGGGTGCCATTACCTTGTTTTTTtgaatcctaaggaaaaaaacgGCCGACTCCTTCCTTGATTTACGCGGCTGCAGCCGGGGCCCTTCGCCGCCGGCCCTGGCACGCCTGTGTAAGCTGTTTCTCACTTCGCCCATCCACTTTGCTATTTTGCCGCAAAAATATTGTCCTAGGGACTGATTACCCTCCGAGAGAGACCGGGATTCCTTTGATTATTTTGGTGATAATTCAACATTTAAAGTTCAGCAAGAAGATTTAGGTCCGTTGAATTATAGCCACACTTGAAATAATTTGATGGCATATTATTTGCATCCATAAATTGCGGTGGAAAGTATTGACTGCAGGGGTTATAATACTAATCTTCTTTTATTAGTGAGTTCAGATAATTCTCatcaatatgaattttatttactaGTGTGCTTTTTTTCTCGAATGCAGTGCAGTTATACTTTCTCATCTAATGCTTAACTGCTTAGAAAACGACTGCTCGCGTCGTAAAAGGATCCTTGTGTTTCGGCGTGATTAACAAGACTCATTCGGGGCACCTCAGATACCTGCCAAGCGTTGAGAGCGTGGGGACTGCGGATAATAAAAGCCTTTAAGAGTTTTTCCTCGGCTCCTTGGGGAGATTTATGGGCAGGTACATGGCTTATCCATCCTCCAGACTCACACCTGCTTAGCTCGGAACTGCTTCAAACTGCAGCGCCCTCCGTGACTCAGCTCGGCCCAGGCTGCGCGGGGAAAGCGCCGGGCGAGATCCTCGCAAGTTTGCTTTGAGACCCCTCCCCCTCCGATCAGGAAAAAGGGAGGGGGCGCCCGAGGGTGGAGCTGGGTCCTCCAACTCCAGTTAACTTCCCGAACTTTCTCCCGCCCGGGGAACCTCCGGCCAGAGTGAAGATTGTTCAGCCCCTGGGCACTTCACTTGACAGGTGCCAAGTTAGTGTCAGGATCATATTAAGCCACTTAAAGCCTCTGACACTCAGTAGAAGTGGTGGTAATTAAGTTGGCCCCTCGCTTCGGGGCTGTCCCAGTCAGAGTTAGTATGCAGGTGTGTGAGGGCTGAGTGTAAAATAGGAAACGCACAAGTAAATGAATATTCATGCAGCAAACTTGCCTTGGCCTGCCAAGCCCGGCCCGGAGGAGGGAACACGGCCAACCGGGCGCTTCGCTGCCGCCGCCAGGGTCCAGGTCGCGGGTGGTCGTGGAGAGGGGGCGGTGTGGGCGCCTCGGGTCTTGGTGGACGCGGGAAACATGCGGGCCTCGCCGGCCTGGTAGCCCCGCCAGCCCCCCAGTTCCAGGCGACAGGCTGGTTTCTCGGGCAACCGGGTTGTTTTTATTTACAGGGATTTTGAGCGTCCCGATCGTTTGGACATTGCCGCGGCAGTTGGGAAATAACCTGGGATGGGTTTTATTTATGGAAGGGCAATTGGGATTCACACCCAGCTAACCCAAAACAGTCCTCCCGAGCCCAAGACGCACTTACAAAGGGGTGCTTGTGTAAAATTTCCCATCAGACACACCAATTTGCAAGTAGCAAAAAGCATTGAAGCCTcatctttttaaactattttattcagcttttttttttttttttttttttttttttttaaatctgaaagcCCAAAATAGACTCCATGTGGTTCTAAGTGAAGTCAGCCCCTGGCTGGCTTTGAAATAGCTCCTGCAATTATGTAAAAGAGCCATTCACCAACAGGACGGAATTAAAAGGGATCTCGCCCGCTTCCCTTTCATTGCCAACCTCTCATGTTTGGCTTTTCAAAGCACTTCCAACACGATGTCTTTCTCCGGGACAAAAGGCAGaacaaaaaaagtccccaaacttGTAAATTGAACGTCAAGGGAACTTTAAACAATTTAAAGCCCataaataatgataaagggaacTGGCAAAAAAGGCAAACCCATTCAATTAATAGAGTTTCCCAAGCAAAGATCAAgtggtttataaaataaaagtctttgGTTTCATTATTCTGCTCCTTGGCCATGCAGAAAGCAGGACAGGGGGTTTTCTAAAGCGCCCTGAAGAAGAAACACTTTGCGGGGACCGTGTGTGCCGCGACATTCTTATGtagaaaaagtttgctttttGTCCCCCACCCtcaaagcagaaacaaaacaacCGCAAACCAAAAATGTGAAGGGGAGgggcctccttttttttttttttttctttttgggcaTTTGCTCCGGAGAGTTGGAAAGTGTTCTCCGCAGGCCTAAAGGCCAGGGAACGTGACCCTTCGCACCTGCGCCGGCCGCTCTGCTCCTCTCCGCTCCGCTCCCGCGCCAGGGAACAGGCGGAGCCACAGCCCCGTGGCCCGCGAGGCGATATCTCGTGGCATCCAGGGAccggagggtgggggtgacatCCTGCACAACCCGGGACCCCCAGGTGCTTGGGCGCCGTCGCCAGAGTGCACCCAGACGCGCGCTTGGAGCCCCGGGTTCCCCTGCACCCCACGTGGCCTGGCTCCCCCGGTGGGGGTCCGGATGTGTGAGGACGCATGCGGAGGAGGTCCTAGTTCTTTTTCCGAGCAGCCCTAATGGTTGAGGCTGGGGAGTTCGACCCTTCGCCCGCGAAGCCCCACGCTCCCGCGAGTCTCCCCGGGAGCATCAGCGTGCGGCGCCCGCCCCAGGGCTCCCAGCCTCGTAGGAGGGGGCACTGGGCGGAGGCGGCAGGAGGCTCAGGCCCCAGGGCTGCACTCGTGCGTGCGGAGGCCTGGGGTAGGGGCGAGCGGAAGCACCAAGGGCTCGGGCTTGCGGGAGCTGCGGCAGTGGCGTTCACTCCTGTCCCGCCCTGGTCTGGCTCTGGCTGGGGTCTGGAAGGGCTCGTCCCGTCCCGTGGGCGAACCCCAGCTCCTGGGGTGTTGGGGAGGGAGACGCGGGCCGCAGGCTTCTCACCTGGCCTCGTCTCCTCTCAAGTGCCCCCTCGGACTCCCGAAGCCCCACCTTTCAGGGACTTCAAACACGCCCTACCGCCCGGGCGCCAGGCTTTCATCTCCCGCACAGCAGGCATTGTTTACGGGACTTCACAGAGATGCTAATCCAGGGCCCGCTTGAACTTCGGCCTGAGAGGCTGGCAGAGGGCACCGAGGGGTGAGGGGTGCGCTGGCCCGCGCTGGGGGCCTTAGGGACTGCCCCACTGGCAGCCCTCCTGGGGAGCCCGGGTCTGCACCGTGTCACTGCCCGCATCCAGCCTGCCTTATCCTGGAGGACGGTGGGCACATGCTCCTGATGAGCTCAGGCCGGACGCAGCAGCGTCCAGCGCGCGCTGCAGGAAGAAGGGCAGGCCAGTGAGGACGGCCAGGGCCCAGCTGTGGGCCCGATGAAACTTCCACTTCTCACCAGGAGACTGTGCTGTCTGCTGACGGGCAGGCCACGGGCCTGGGTGCTCTTCCCTGGCGACTGGAGCCTCTTGGTAACCTCTGGATGCCCCAAGCCAGGGCCTCAGCTGCTCCCTCCAATGGCACAACCCCCTGCAGAggcgtcttttttttttttttttttaggaggacTCGGCTTGCCTGGAGAGCAACAATTTAACCCCTTAGAAACTTTTCTGGAGGGAGCAAGAGGGTGTGGGTCAAAAGCCACCACATCAGGGCTGCCACTCCAACTTTAACTTCTTTGAGGACCAAATGAGAAGCAGTGATGGCTATTAGTGAGAACCGGTTTCTTCTTCCTCCAAAAATATCTGCCAAGCAGGGCCCGAATTTCCTCTAGTGATTGCCCTGTCCGATAAGAAAAAGTGACCCAGAAAGGATGTAATGAGACAGGGGCAGGGCTCTGGGTATGAGTAGAAAGGAGAGACGTTGGCTAAGTGGGGGAGGGAATTGGGAAGGCCTCTGTCTGTCCTAACATATGCTCCAGGTAAAATTTCCAGGGAAAGGTCATCGTAAAAAGTTCACTCAGAAATAAGCTCACCTGGAAAGCTCCAGAGTAGGGATGTTGGGAACTGATCAATCTGGCCCCATTGAGGTTGACCCAAAGGACCCCTGTGACTGTCAGAGAAAGCTCCTTAGGGATGTCACCCTAAGTGATGGACTTGCCccaggagagagcaggaggggCGTATGTgctgatgggggtggggaggatgtcCACTGTAttaacaagaaaatgaaagaagcaacAGATGCTAGCCCCCTTTCAAAACTGAACCAGGAATGCTTCACTTGGAGcagaatcagagaaaaacaagagtGCTTACTCTGAGCCCACCCGAAGTAGGCACATTTCCACAGTGGAGGAAAACCTCAGGGTAGATCCTGACTCTTTTTCAGGGACTTGAAAGCCACCAAGAACCAGAGCCAAAGAGGACAGTCAGTCAAGACTGGCCACAGGATTCGactcctccacctcccctctaTGCTGTTGGAACCCTCGCTTACCCTGGGCTCCAAGGGTGGGACATAGGTCATGATCTCACACCGGGCCGAGCCACAGGGAGGCTTGAGAAATGCTGGGGCCTCCCAAACGGTTTCATGGTTCAATCCTAGGCAGCCACTGTCCTGATCACTCCCTGTCACTGCCTGAGAAGGGCAGTGGGTGCAAGGGAAGGACAGCCTCTTTCCTTTGAGATCTGAGATTGTTCccactgcctcagcttccttaagTATATAGCCCCTTTCTAGGTGGTGACTGCAGAAATAATTGGGAATGGTGATTTCGTAGGCCTTTGACACAGAAGAACCTTTGAGTTTCTTCCATTTGTCATCAGAAAAAATACAGAGGACTCAATTTGCATGACTTTGCGGCAAACAATTACATCTCCCTACGGGTGTGGCCTGAAGTTCCCAAACTTTAGAAAAAGCAACCAGGAGCAAACAAACCCTGAAATCCCAAAGTATTTTCAGCTAGTGGCCAGCCTGCTAGAGCACATGTAAATTAAATAGGAAGCTGAGGAGTAGGGGAAAGAGTAGCTGTGAGTCACAGTGGAAAGAATCCAGAAAATTTCGGAATACTGTCTGTCACACATTCCTAGGGGACACTTCTGGTTTTGTGGGAGATGAAACATTTTGCATGGGGCATgttatgtgtgtgttgtgtgtgcgtgtgcgtgtgtgtgtgtgtgtgtgtgtgtgttgagggagtgtttttctttctccaaataatGAACACAGAGTTAAAGAAAAGGTGTTCATCCTTTGCTGTCTGGTATTTATTCTGCACAGTGACTTTAAAACACCCCTGCAGGGGGAAGTCATTCAGGAGGACTGTATGTCATTTCCCTGCGGTTCCTTTACACCCACACACGGAGGCGGCCACACTCAGGCAATTGCTACCTGCCAGAGAGACAGCCACTGACACCAGAAGGGAGGTGGTGGGGAGCGGGCTGGTTCTGGGGGCTCCAGTGGGTATGGGAGGCCTGTTCTGAGCAGGCCACAGCAGAGCAGCCATGGCTGGCAGTGATAGGCTGGGTAGCGGGACAGAGGCCGGCACTCTGTGAAGGGACCTCTTCCAGGACTTCTGCCTTCCAGCTCTCCTGGGCATGAGAAAAACTAGTCTCTGCTAGAAATGAACCAAAGCCGGAGGCAGTCTGGCTTGTCTCCACCCAGACAACCTGGTCCCCTAAGTTTGTGGTAAGAATGAACTTGAAGCTTTAGGTGGAGCAAAAGTTGACCATGATGGCTCAAACAATGAGAGTGATTGGATGTCATGTGACCTAATCTGATGCATTCATTGAGTTTAGGGTCTTTCTGCCTCCCCTATATACCTaacctccttcttccctcccctgtaTTTTTAGAAGTTGGGTGTTTTAGAATATAATTGTTACTGTGATGTTCCTAATCTGTCTCTTGGCTGTTATAATTTTCCCCCTGTTCTCAAGTTTCTTGCAGACCCAGTGAAACCGcacacaaaacaagaaaacccCAGAAACCTTAACAGATGAGACACTTCTTAAAGTTTAACTTTATTATAACCAAAAATGCTTCAAATTAAGTTCATTCTGTATGTTGTAAgttattttggaaatttatactttaaaatgtaatgaa encodes:
- the GBX2 gene encoding homeobox protein GBX-2 isoform X2 — its product is MSAAFPPSLMMMQRPLGSSTAFSIDSLIGSPPQPSPGHFVYTGYPMFMPYRPVVLPPPPPPPPALPQAALQPALPPAHPHHQIPSLPTGFCSSLAQGMALTSTLMATLPGGFSASPQHQEAAAARKFAPQPLPGGGNFDKAEALQADAEDGKGFLAKEGSLLAFSAAEAVQASLGESAARAARTRGGRGRGRAGSGRGCPRARERRVKGGRRPEGQGGELLAGERCGLQLG
- the GBX2 gene encoding homeobox protein GBX-2 isoform X1, translating into MSAAFPPSLMMMQRPLGSSTAFSIDSLIGSPPQPSPGHFVYTGYPMFMPYRPVVLPPPPPPPPALPQAALQPALPPAHPHHQIPSLPTGFCSSLAQGMALTSTLMATLPGGFSASPQHQEAAAARKFAPQPLPGGGNFDKAEALQADAEDGKGFLAKEGSLLAFSAAEAVQASLVGAVRGQGKDESKVEDDPKGKEESFSLESDVDYSSDDNLTGPAAHKEEEPGHPLEEAPPSGGAAGSTTSTGKNRRRRTAFTSEQLLELEKEFHCKKYLSLTERSQIAHALKLSEVQVKIWFQNRRAKWKRVKAGNANSKTGEPSRNPKIVVPIPVHVSRFAIRSQHQQLEQARP